The sequence below is a genomic window from Chondrinema litorale.
GGAGCAGTGATTTTAGCTGCCGGAGGTTCAAGCAGGTTGGGTTTTCCAAAGCAGTTATTAGAGCTAAAGCAGAAAACCCTAGTTGCTAGATCTTGCGAAACTATTTTGGAAACCGGCATCGAAAATCTAATTGTAGTTACTGGTGCTTATGAAGATGATATAAAAAAAAGTATTTCTTCATACCATGTAAAAATTGCACATAATCCAGATTGGGAAACAGGAATGGCTTCTTCTATTAAAAAGGGAATTAATGAGTTATTAAAGTCGAATTTTAATATTGAAGCTGTTTTAATATGTCTTTGTGATCAGCCCTTTTTAGACACACATCATATTAAAGAAGTTATAAAGAGCTATTATAAAACCGGAAAACCTATAATTGCTAGTTACTATAATGATTTGGAGAGCGTTCCGGCTTTATTTAATCACTCACTTTTTGAAAGTTTGCTAGAATTAAAAGGGCAGGAAGGTGCCAGAAAAATTATCAGAAAACAACCTTCCTTAGTTGTGAATGTTCCATTTTCCAAAGGTGTTTATGATGTAGACACACCAGAAGCATGGGAGAATATAAAAACACTTTTTTTAAATAATGATGATTAGTGTCTTATTCCGCAAACTTTACAGTATTTCTGCTTACCAACTGGGCGTTTTTTAGGAGGTTTTTTATGCCCAAAATATAATGGATCGGTATATCTTGGATCATCTTTCATTGCAGCTTCTTTTCTTAACTGCCTTTTTGTTTTGGGCTTAAATTTTCTAGTTGTATTGTTATCAAATTTCACCCCTTTATTAGAAGGTGATGCAGAATAATTGTTTGAGCGAGAGTTTGCATACTGCATGTTATTTTTTTTTGAACAAGCAGAAAACCAAATCAAACTGAGAAGTAGTAGGGATATCCTCAAAAAATTTACATTAAACTTAAACATGGATATTTGGATTTTAATTTGTCAATGAGTCAGTTAAAGTATTATTGTAAAGCTGTAGGATAGGCAAAAAGATTCTAATGTAAAAAATTACTTGAAATCGAACCAAAACTATGCCTGAAAACTAAATAGGATTCAGGCATAGTTGCTTTATGTTAATTCTTTATGAGCTTAAAAGTAACTGATATGCTTATTTATTATACTCTAAAACTACTGGAAATTGATTGTTGAGTACTCCTATTCTTTGGCAAGCAGCACTCGAAAGCATAATTACAACTTGGCTATTTGCTGCATCAGCTGGTAATTTACCAATAATTTTTACAGCAGTAGTTCTTCCATTACTTGGGTTTGTTACTTTTATATATGTTCCGTATTCGGCAGTTTTATGCAATCCAACTACTTGATTTGCAGAAGCGTCATTCCCCGAAATCTTCATTCCAATACCTTCTTCTCTGGCATTTTGTGGTATGTTGCTTAGGTTAACTTCAGGAGTAAGAGAATTTAAATTTCCGGTTCCTTGTGAGTTAGCCAACTGACTATTACCAGCATCGATTGTACTAGCTTTATATCCGTTTACATCTGCAATATCTGCACCTGTAGAAAGTATTAAGTTTCCTTTAGAGTCAAAATAGTTATACCCTACAATCACTTGCTGGTTTAATGTAATATTATCAGCAGGCTCCATGTAATTCCATGTTCTTACACTATCCAGGTTTACATTTAAGTTTCTACCTAATGCAAAAAGATATTCACCTTCTAGAGCAGTATGTACTTTAGGTACCCTTGTTAAAGCACTAGCCGGGTTCATAGAAGCATTGGCATTTTCGGTACTTACTACTGGCATGGTGTTATTTGGTTGAGCGTTATTCGTATTATTTTGCTGATTAGTGTTTTGTTGCTCTACAGCTTGCTGATTAAATGTGTTATCCTGAGTTTTAGCTTGTAATGCCTCAGAAGGTATTTCCACAATTAATTGTTGTCCCTCATTAAGTGTTTCACTTTCTAACTGGTTAAGCTCCTTCAATCTTTTTACATCCATCTTAAAGTCTCGGGCAACTTTATATAAATAGTCGCCAGCCTTAACTGTATAAAGTCGCTTTACCAAACCTGTATCGCTATCATCTTGGGTTGTTACAACAGGATTCTTTTTTATTAAAGGAACCATTAATATAGAACCAGTCTTAATTTTATCATCTACATTGCTGTTGGCTTCTCTTACTTGGGTTATAGTAACGCCATATCGATTTGCAATCGTAGTAAGGTTGTCACCCTGATCAACTTTATGAAGAATATAAGTTCTGTTATTAATTACTTTAATTCCGATAGAATCAGATGCATTTGTAAACTCAGAGGTTCCATATGCATTTGAAAGTGTTAGCGCAGTTATAAATAAAATCAAAAAATGCCTCATAGTGTTGATGTTAAGTTTATGGTGCTAATTTCCCTTTTGTCTTTAATATAAATTAGTTTTTCTTCGGCTATAAAAAATGACTCAGAAGCAATTCCATTAAGATCATTACCGAGTTGATCTTCAAACAGAACTTTTCCCATCTTATTTAAAATAATAATATAATTATTTAGTGCCTTATTTTCAGTATTTTGATAATACGCAATGATAATATAAGAGTTCCATTCCAAATAATCACATGCTTTTATAATACTAATCCCTTTTTTATTATGCATAAATGCATTTACAGTATTAAAATAGTCACTTCCTTCTTCATATTGCAAAGGAAACTCGATATGACTGTCAAATAAATCGATTGAACTAAGATCTATACTGTTTTCAAGGCTTTCTCCAGTAAATTCATTGATACAAATATTTTGGAAATCGTCATCAATGTATTCCTTTAATAATACATATTCATCAGTAACAGCTTCAAAAATGGTGTTTTCTAAATACCATCCCATTTCTTTAGTTTCTAATGAAATGCTAAATACTGCTTTAGCTTCCGGAATTTGCCCATCAGTAAATTCAGTAAAAAATAGGTTTTCATTACTCATACCAGAAATACTAATAGACCAAGTGTCTTCAAAAGCCAAGTCGTCCCATATAATTTCCTGTTTATTTAAATCAATACAAACAAATGCTGTATATAATTCTGCAGGGTTTCTCAACTCAATAACTAGTAGGTTGTCGTTTTTGGCTTTAATTATTTTCCAGACCAAATAGTTATCTTCAAATAAAAAACTTTTCTTTTCGAGGTGATTCAATACGACAAAAATTTTGTTCCACTTACAAAAACAATCAAAAGTATGTAACTTTTAAGTGCCCAAACCTACTAACCTAGTAGCATAGGATAAATATAAAGCTTTAAAAAGCAGTAATTAAATGCAATAGTATAAAGGCAGTGCATTAATATTATATATTGGTAAAGTAATATTTTATGTTTGCCCTTGCTTAAATGAACAAGTTAATAAACCTTATAGTGCAATATACCATGAAGTGTTATACAAACAAGTATTCTTGCAGTAACAAAAAAATATACTTTTTGTGTATTGTAGCCTTATCACAGTTAATAGCAATTGTAGCACAGGCACAAAGTAAAGTAAAGAAAGTGTTTGTGATGGAAATTCGAGATGAGATTGACCCTCGAATGAGCAGATATGTAGATTTAGCTTTGGAGGAAGCTCGAAACGAAAAAGCAGATTATTTATTAATTAATATGGATACTTACGGTGGAGCTGTAAATGCTGCAGACCATATTAGGTCGGTAATTTTAGAGTTCGAAAAACCTGTTTTTGTATTTATCAATAAGAATGCAGCATCGGCAGGAGCACTTATTTCCATTGCTTGTGATAGCATTTACATGGAAAAGGGGGCGGTTATCGGTGCTGTAACTGTAGTAAATGGGGGAGATGGCTCTAAAGCACCAGACAAATATCAGTCACACATGCGCTCTATAATGCGTTCTACCGCAGAAGCAAACAATAGAAATCCATTAATTGCAGAGGCAATGGTAGACGAAAACTTGGAAGTTGAAGGAATATCGTCAGCAGGGCAGGTAATCACTTTTACAGCAACTGAAGCCATTCAACATGACTTTTGCAATGGCATGGCAGAAGATATTGATGAAGTATTACAAAAAGCAGATATTGGAGAATATGAAGTGATTAATTACGAATTAGGAACTTCAGAGCAGATTATAGCATTGTTTCTCAATCCATTTATTAGTGGCATTCTTATTTTAATTATGCTTGGCGGGATTTATTTCGAGCTTCAGACTCCAGGAGTTGGTTTCCCAATCTTAGCTGCCATTATTGCTGCGGTTCTATATTTTACACCATATTATTTAAATGGTTTGGCAGAAAAGTGGGAGCTAATTGTATTTATAGTAGGTATCATATTAATAGGAGCAGAAATATTTGTTATTCCTGGTTTTGGTGTAGCAGGTATTTCGGGTATAATTCTCACATTAGGAGCCTTAGCACTTATGATGATCGATAACAATAATTTCGATTTCACATTTGTAAATACAGGTGCTTTAAGAAATGCTCTTATCGCTACTCTTAGTGGTGCCATTGGTGCTATAATTTTAATGTTTTTTGGTGCCTCTCAAATGGCAGATAGTGCGATTTTTAAAAGAGTAGCTTTACAAGAGACCTTAGACACAAAAGATGGGTACACATCCAGTATTCATGAAATTGATATGATAGGTTTAACAGGAGTTGCCCATACTGTTTTAAGGCCAAGTGGTAAAGTAATGATCGAAGATCAAATGTATGATGCATCTACAAGAGGCGATTTTATTAATAAAGGCGAAGAAGTAATTGTAATTGCAGATTCAGGATCGTCCCTTAAAGTGAAAAAATTTGAACCACCACAACTAGACGAAATAGTTTAAAAAACCTTAAAGAGACTTATTAGTCTCTTTTTTTGTGGGATATTTTGAAAGATGATACACATGAAAATATCTTTCGATTTAGATGATACACTTATTCCTGCAAACAAAGATGAGTTTCCAACAGAAGTTAGATCGTTTATTCAAAAACTTTTTGGAGTTGAGTTGATTAGAAAAGATACCATCAGTCTGTTGAAAAAACTTAAAGCCCAAGGCCATAAAATTGGTGTTTATACTACCTCATATAGAAGTAAAAGTAAAATTTGGTTTCAGTTTTATTCTTATGGTTTTCAACTAGATTTTATCATTAATGAAAAATTGAATAGAAAGGAGATTTCAAAAGCAAAAGTTTATGCCACAAAGTATCCTCCAGCTTTTGGTATAGACGTTCATATAGATGACTCTGAAGGTGTAGGAATAGAAGGCGAAAAATATCAGTTTAACGCAATTATTATAGAAAAGGATGATACAAACTGGTGTAGTAAATTGGAGAACAAAATAAGTAATTTTAATTATTTGTGAATTTCGGATTACATGAAACTCTAATCGCTCATAAGTGTTAAAAGTATTTAAAAAAGGGATTTTAAATAATCTCCATAGTAAATTTGAAATATAGTTTACTTCCGCAGTAAATATGAATTAATAATCAGGTTCATCATCCACATTATCTAAGTATAACTCCATTTTCGGAGCTACTAAATCATCACAAACATATTTTCTAGAATTTAAAAAGATAGTCCATTGAAAAGAAGATCTTTTATAAAGAATTTTACTGGTTTAGGCTTAGTAGGATTAACTACTGGTTTTTATACATTTAGCATTGAGCCCTATTGGGTTGAATATGTCAAGCTTCCTATGCCTATACGGAATCTGCCAGATAATTTGGTAGGAAAAAAAATAGTACAAATTAGTGATATACACATTGGCGACGAGTTCGACTGGAATTACATCATCAGTTCATTTAAGCAAGTAAAAAAGATGAAACCCGATTATGTGGTTTATACTGGTGATTTTGTTTCTTACAGAACTTCCAAGCAAATTGATCAACTTAATAGAGTTTTTGAATATGTGGCTAAGGGTGAATTAGGTACTTTTGGTATTCTAGGCAACCACGATTATGGCCATAGATATAAAGAGTCATTTGTTGCTGTTCAGGTAACTACTGCTTTGGAAAATGCGGGTGTTAAAGTACTAAGAAATAGCCAAGCAAAAGCTAGTGGATTAAATATTATAGGTATTGATGATTTTTGGGGTACAAATTTTTATCCTGATAAAGTTATGAATAAGATATGCCATGATGAAGCTAACTTGGTTTTATGCCATAACCCCGATGTAGCCGATTTGCCAGTTTGGAATGGATACAAAGGTTGGATTCTATCTGGGCATACACATGGTGGGCAATGCAAACCGCCATTTTTACCACCTCCAGTTTTACCTGTGCAAAATAGGGAATATGTAGCTGGAAAATATGATTTAAATGATGGTAGGTATATGTATATCAACAGAGCATTGGGTTGCTCATATCCTGTAAGGTTTAATGTAAGGCCAGAAATAACGGTATTTACTTTAGAAAAAGAAGAAATAGAAACAAAAGAAGCCTGAGTCTTACTCAGGCTTTTTCTTTTTAGTTTAATTTTTTTTCAAAATAGCGAGCACCTTCAATCGGATTGTATCTGTAAGAGCCTATCTCAGTAAAACCAGCTTGAGTATACAGCTTAATCGCTGTTTGCATACTCGCGATAGTATCTAATCTTATAAATGCATAGTTAAGTTCTTTGGCTACTTCTATAGCTTTTTCAAGTAAAGCTTTCCCAATACCTAAACCTCTGCCTTCTTTCTTAATAAACATGCGTTTTAGTTCGCAAATGTTGTTTTCAAACCTTCTTATTCCAGCACATCCAATAATTATATTTTGATTATTCTTTACCAATAAAAGACAACCATTTGGTCTACCATACATAGTGTTTAAGTTGTGTAACTCTTTATCAAAATTTTGAAAACTCAAATCAAAACCTAGTTCACTTGCATATTCTTTAAAGAGTTTAATAGCTGACTGGTAATGTATATTATTATCTGCTTCAATTATTTCAAATTCGGTATTTGCAAGCTTCATTTTGAATAAAAACGCTAATATTAAAAAAGTGAAAAAAAGTTATCAACATTTGTCTGTTGGTAGTGTTGATAACTTTCTTGAGTGTTGATAACTCTCTTATGAATGTGCCTTTTTATTGATTTTGAGCCTTGTAGTGCTCATTTTTTGTGTGTTGATAACTTTCGAAAAATGTTGATAAGTATTGATGGCTTTTATTAATAATCCCTTAAAAGTTCAACTGGCCTTAAATTTATACCTTTTATCAAGTTAATTATAATTCCTGCAATAGATGCTAATATTAGTATCATTCCTGAAAAAACAAATAACAACCAGTTGATCTCTATCTTATATGTAAACTGCTCGAGCCATAAATTACTTTGAAACCATGAGAATGGCATTGATAATAAAAAAGTAATTATTACCATCATAAATAGCTCTTTAAATAGGAGAGTAGAAATAGAGAAACTTCCTGCGCCAAGTACTTTCCTTATACCTATTTCCTTTGTCCTTTGCACAAGAAAAAGACTAGAAACTGCATAAAGCCCAATGCTTGCAAGAATGATAGATATGATGCAGAAAAGATAAGTTATTTTCCCAATTGTTCTTTCTTGTTGAAAGAACTTGTCGAATTCTTCATCTAGAAATTTATGTTCGAAACTAGTTGAAGAGTTAAATTTTTTGCAAGTGTTGATAACCTGTGCTAATCCCTCTTTGTTGTTTATTTCTGCTAAAATACTCTTTGGCGAAGTACCAAATTGATTGTTGTTATAAATCAACAAAGGTTTAATGTTTTGATGAATCCCTTCGTAATGGAAATCTTTAACTACATCAATAATCTTAAATTGATAATCGAAGGCATAAACTATTTTTCCAATGGCTTTTTCTGTAGAAAGTAAGCCCATTTTTTTTACAAAAGATTCATTTACATAAGCTTGCGCGTAGATGGAACCATCGTAATAGTTTGGGAGATTCGTAAATTTGTTTCCGTTTACTAACTCAATATCTAGTAAAGAAGTAAAGTTTTCGTCTACTTCAAATAGATTGAAGTTAGCTTCTATTTTTTCTTCATCAGTTAACAGCCAACCATATTGGTAATTTATATTTCTATTACCCGGATATGCATTTTGAGCGACAACAGAAATTTTCTTAACTGAATTTAATTGATTGAGTTCTGATTTTAATACCTGAGTTTTACTATCATTTAGGCTTAACTCTGGTATATTGATAACCAATACTTGATTTGAGTTGAAACCAAGGTTCTTGTTTTCTAGAAATTGAATTTGTTGAAAGACAGTGAGGGTGAAGAATATCATAATTGCAGTACAGAAAAACTGAATACCCATTAATCCTCTTCTAAGATTATTATTTCCTTTTATGCTAATAACTCCAGTTAAGCCTTTTTTTGGTTTAATGTTTACCAGATACACAACTGGGTATAATAGCGAAACAGCAATTGTTATTAGTAACAGTATGGCAATTACAAACAGAATTTCTGCTTGTAAAAGAGACTTTATAGAAATGGCATTATTAGTAAGCTCATTTACAAAAGGGGCAAAATAACTATAAAGAATTATTGAAATTGAAATCACTAAAGCCGAAATAATTGACATTTCCAATGTGGT
It includes:
- a CDS encoding nucleotidyltransferase family protein, coding for MDIDFSRIGAVILAAGGSSRLGFPKQLLELKQKTLVARSCETILETGIENLIVVTGAYEDDIKKSISSYHVKIAHNPDWETGMASSIKKGINELLKSNFNIEAVLICLCDQPFLDTHHIKEVIKSYYKTGKPIIASYYNDLESVPALFNHSLFESLLELKGQEGARKIIRKQPSLVVNVPFSKGVYDVDTPEAWENIKTLFLNNDD
- a CDS encoding LysM peptidoglycan-binding domain-containing protein, whose amino-acid sequence is MRHFLILFITALTLSNAYGTSEFTNASDSIGIKVINNRTYILHKVDQGDNLTTIANRYGVTITQVREANSNVDDKIKTGSILMVPLIKKNPVVTTQDDSDTGLVKRLYTVKAGDYLYKVARDFKMDVKRLKELNQLESETLNEGQQLIVEIPSEALQAKTQDNTFNQQAVEQQNTNQQNNTNNAQPNNTMPVVSTENANASMNPASALTRVPKVHTALEGEYLFALGRNLNVNLDSVRTWNYMEPADNITLNQQVIVGYNYFDSKGNLILSTGADIADVNGYKASTIDAGNSQLANSQGTGNLNSLTPEVNLSNIPQNAREEGIGMKISGNDASANQVVGLHKTAEYGTYIKVTNPSNGRTTAVKIIGKLPADAANSQVVIMLSSAACQRIGVLNNQFPVVLEYNK
- a CDS encoding DUF4905 domain-containing protein, which translates into the protein MNHLEKKSFLFEDNYLVWKIIKAKNDNLLVIELRNPAELYTAFVCIDLNKQEIIWDDLAFEDTWSISISGMSNENLFFTEFTDGQIPEAKAVFSISLETKEMGWYLENTIFEAVTDEYVLLKEYIDDDFQNICINEFTGESLENSIDLSSIDLFDSHIEFPLQYEEGSDYFNTVNAFMHNKKGISIIKACDYLEWNSYIIIAYYQNTENKALNNYIIILNKMGKVLFEDQLGNDLNGIASESFFIAEEKLIYIKDKREISTINLTSTL
- a CDS encoding NfeD family protein codes for the protein MKCYTNKYSCSNKKIYFLCIVALSQLIAIVAQAQSKVKKVFVMEIRDEIDPRMSRYVDLALEEARNEKADYLLINMDTYGGAVNAADHIRSVILEFEKPVFVFINKNAASAGALISIACDSIYMEKGAVIGAVTVVNGGDGSKAPDKYQSHMRSIMRSTAEANNRNPLIAEAMVDENLEVEGISSAGQVITFTATEAIQHDFCNGMAEDIDEVLQKADIGEYEVINYELGTSEQIIALFLNPFISGILILIMLGGIYFELQTPGVGFPILAAIIAAVLYFTPYYLNGLAEKWELIVFIVGIILIGAEIFVIPGFGVAGISGIILTLGALALMMIDNNNFDFTFVNTGALRNALIATLSGAIGAIILMFFGASQMADSAIFKRVALQETLDTKDGYTSSIHEIDMIGLTGVAHTVLRPSGKVMIEDQMYDASTRGDFINKGEEVIVIADSGSSLKVKKFEPPQLDEIV
- a CDS encoding HAD family hydrolase; translated protein: MKISFDLDDTLIPANKDEFPTEVRSFIQKLFGVELIRKDTISLLKKLKAQGHKIGVYTTSYRSKSKIWFQFYSYGFQLDFIINEKLNRKEISKAKVYATKYPPAFGIDVHIDDSEGVGIEGEKYQFNAIIIEKDDTNWCSKLENKISNFNYL
- a CDS encoding metallophosphoesterase, which codes for MKRRSFIKNFTGLGLVGLTTGFYTFSIEPYWVEYVKLPMPIRNLPDNLVGKKIVQISDIHIGDEFDWNYIISSFKQVKKMKPDYVVYTGDFVSYRTSKQIDQLNRVFEYVAKGELGTFGILGNHDYGHRYKESFVAVQVTTALENAGVKVLRNSQAKASGLNIIGIDDFWGTNFYPDKVMNKICHDEANLVLCHNPDVADLPVWNGYKGWILSGHTHGGQCKPPFLPPPVLPVQNREYVAGKYDLNDGRYMYINRALGCSYPVRFNVRPEITVFTLEKEEIETKEA
- a CDS encoding GNAT family N-acetyltransferase; amino-acid sequence: MKLANTEFEIIEADNNIHYQSAIKLFKEYASELGFDLSFQNFDKELHNLNTMYGRPNGCLLLVKNNQNIIIGCAGIRRFENNICELKRMFIKKEGRGLGIGKALLEKAIEVAKELNYAFIRLDTIASMQTAIKLYTQAGFTEIGSYRYNPIEGARYFEKKLN
- a CDS encoding ABC transporter permease is translated as MIKFDLLIFLRSLRKRSVNTIINLTGLSAGITCVLLIAVYLKHELSFDQHQKNKNRIYRMALNMTTNSGSDVHTADNFPGLAPLLNTDFPEVEKAARIYPYKGDVQVNYQSGKNPVFKGDYIYRTEPEIFKVFDHKFIIGNPKQALSEPRSIVLTEALAKKYFGEHNPLNKSLTIDNTTYKVTGIIKDLPKASDLYYEALLSYDFSDLNNDWGNIDGFTYVLFKNNFSIESFQVRLDEIVKEKTDAFVMRDYELNSKIQIFPQALSNIHFEKPLLSDTPKGNLAYINILKILGLVIFLIIVFNYGNYTASYYTERIKDISIRKYFGASRRWILLKTTLEMSIISALVISISIILYSYFAPFVNELTNNAISIKSLLQAEILFVIAILLLITIAVSLLYPVVYLVNIKPKKGLTGVISIKGNNNLRRGLMGIQFFCTAIMIFFTLTVFQQIQFLENKNLGFNSNQVLVINIPELSLNDSKTQVLKSELNQLNSVKKISVVAQNAYPGNRNINYQYGWLLTDEEKIEANFNLFEVDENFTSLLDIELVNGNKFTNLPNYYDGSIYAQAYVNESFVKKMGLLSTEKAIGKIVYAFDYQFKIIDVVKDFHYEGIHQNIKPLLIYNNNQFGTSPKSILAEINNKEGLAQVINTCKKFNSSTSFEHKFLDEEFDKFFQQERTIGKITYLFCIISIILASIGLYAVSSLFLVQRTKEIGIRKVLGAGSFSISTLLFKELFMMVIITFLLSMPFSWFQSNLWLEQFTYKIEINWLLFVFSGMILILASIAGIIINLIKGINLRPVELLRDY